A region of Rhinoraja longicauda isolate Sanriku21f chromosome 1, sRhiLon1.1, whole genome shotgun sequence DNA encodes the following proteins:
- the LOC144597950 gene encoding uncharacterized protein LOC144597950 isoform X3, protein MWKYNTHVGFYHTNFTVSLIKCGTFEYMMSQRPLPVAEDLPVLPNANEGPKSIPDTMPSTSSNPKASPTTSIQNIENNCVQSVGIGGLIIQSTSLTDPKTMNVVLLNI, encoded by the exons ATGTGGAAATACAATACACACGTTGGCTTTTACCACACGAACTTCACGGTTTCTTTAATAAAG TGTGGTACTTTTGAATATATGATGAGCCAGCGTCCACTGCCTGTGGCGGAAGATCTCCCTGTGCTTCCGAATgcaaatgaagggccaaagtcaatTCCAGATACAATGCCAAGTACAAGTTCCAATCCAAAAGCATCACCCACAACATCTATTCAG AATATTGAAAATAATTGTGTTCAGTCAGTTGGCATTGGTGGACTAATCATTCAGAGCACTTCATTGACTGACCCAAAGACAATGAA